A stretch of DNA from Caviibacter abscessus:
GAGATAGTAGGGATAAAGGATACAGCAAAGACAACAGTAACAGGGATAGAAATGTTTAGAAAACTGTTAGATCAAGGAGAAGCAGGAGATAATGTAGGAGCATTATTAAGAGGAATAAAGAAAGAAGAAGTAGAAAGAGGACAAGTATTAGCGAAACCAGGATCAATAACACCACATACAGAATTTAAGGGAGAAATCTACGTATTGACAAAAGAAGA
This window harbors:
- a CDS encoding EF-Tu/IF-2/RF-3 family GTPase; the encoded protein is GGGGGGGGGGGGGGGGGGLQRIKAFDEYIPTPERPVDQPFLMPIEDVMTITGRGTVVTGRIERGIVKVGEEVEIVGIKDTAKTTVTGIEMFRKLLDQGEAGDNVGALLRGIKKEEVERGQVLAKPGSITPHTEFKGEIYVLTKE